The Thermococcus sp. DNA segment CAACCAAGGGTATTCCTTCGAATTTGACGGCATCTACGAAGTCGGAATCAAGCGTCACCAAGGTTATCCTATAGAATTTCGCCGTGGCGAGGATTATTGCGTCGTTGGGGAGGAGAGCATGTTTCATCATCATTTCAAAAGCAAGGTCGCTTACCTCCTCCGTTAGAGGGAGCTCTGAGAAGTTCTCGCGCAGGAAAGTGTGGAGCTTGGAACTCTCTTTCCGATGCTTAAGAATTTCCTCTCTGTTGCCCCGTAACGTGCGGTAGCTTTTCCCGGTGATGTTCTTCAGGAATATGAAGAGCATCTCGCTGAATACCATGGAGTTTATGAACTTTGGGCTGTTCCCAAGGTCGTTCAGCACTTCCCTCGCCCTGGGATTTCCCTTGAGGGCCTCAAGGATTACGGAAGAATCAACCAAATAGCTCCTCATACAGCTCCAACCTCATCTCTTTTGAGGACTTCTCCGAGGGCATAATTCCAAAGACGTCATCCAGGGTAACGGAGGGCTTTTTCTTCAGCTTCAAAAGGCCCGCCGTCAGGGCTTCCAGCTCCTTTTTAAACAGCTCCTCCATCCCATCGGGAACGGAGACTTTCACGGTTATCTCACCCATCGTCTCACCATCCCAATCTGGGGGTTTTAAGTTGATAAACCTTCCCAACCTGGCTTGCCTCCGAATTCCAAGCTAAAATTTCGGCTTCACTTAACGAGCCTCACCCTCACCTCGTCCCCGACCCTGAGGGCGAGCTTTTCAGCGGCACTCCCCCGATTGATGGCTATCTCGAGGTAGTCGTGGCTCCCTGGCAAAGCCAAAAGCTCTCCGGGCGTAACCTGGCCGTAGGTCTCGCGGTAGGGAATTCTGAGGCCGAAATCTGGAAGCTCAACTGCTTTTGGTT contains these protein-coding regions:
- a CDS encoding type II toxin-antitoxin system VapC family toxin; this encodes MVDSSVILEALKGNPRAREVLNDLGNSPKFINSMVFSEMLFIFLKNITGKSYRTLRGNREEILKHRKESSKLHTFLRENFSELPLTEEVSDLAFEMMMKHALLPNDAIILATAKFYRITLVTLDSDFVDAVKFEGIPLVGGETHD
- a CDS encoding SAM hydroxide adenosyltransferase, producing the protein LIEKGISPEEFAEEIPLESLIKLDLEPKKEDDLWHLKVIYVDNFGNVILNLENYEKPKAVELPDFGLRIPYRETYGQVTPGELLALPGSHDYLEIAINRGSAAEKLALRVGDEVRVRLVK